In Phaseolus vulgaris cultivar G19833 chromosome 10, P. vulgaris v2.0, whole genome shotgun sequence, a single genomic region encodes these proteins:
- the LOC137812707 gene encoding UPF0481 protein At3g47200-like, translating to MGTAVEHNIQHIINIPEEIEPAIWPECCIYKVPTSLLKVKDVAYTPLLVSIGPVHHKNTQLNEMHEQKQRYFHFFWARLSQMSKLDLEHYKAFLELEEKNLRRCYQKKFPDISREQFVEIMLLDAVFIMELFLREAKKWEHKEDHLITQGCVSKSIQCDLMLLENQLPMTVLEKLYDKVVPSNVKNHTRFINLAHEYFGSYYPHEQSSENKFELRKWEKSLHFTDLIRNAYLPKNLSSQKNYSHKECVLRTATKLNEAGISFDMVHDGSLLNVKFEKKRFFSWFLCLGCLPCCKLFKARFLIPQLKVDHTTECVLRNLIAFEQCHYPEEPYICNYVSLIDSLIHTKDDAELLVEKETIVHELGSDQELANLVNDLSKHVVTNSTCYHQIMEDVNEHYNNNWKWAMGTLRWVYFRDPWRSSSTIVGVAVLIFTAFNFYRVTNLLF from the coding sequence ATGGGGACTGCTGTTGAACATAACATCCAACACATAATTAACATCCCAGAAGAGATTGAGCCTGCAATTTGGCCAGAATGCTGTATCTACAAGGTACCAACTAGTCTTTTGAAGGTGAAAGATGTGGCCTACACTCCTCTATTGGTCTCAATTGGTCCTGTCCACCATAAGAACACTCAACTAAATGAAATGCACGAGCAGAAACAAAgatattttcatttcttttggGCACGCCTAAGCCAAATGAGCAAGCTTGATTTAGAGCATTACAAAGCCTTCCTAGAACTAGAAGAGAAAAACCTACGACGTTGTTACCAAAAGAAATTCCCTGATATCAGCAGGGAGCAATTTGTGGAGATAATGTTGTTGGATGCTGTGTTCATCATGGAGCTGTTTCTGAGAGAAGCAAAAAAATGGGAACATAAGGAGGACCATCTAATAACTCAAGGATGTGTTAGCAAAAGTATCCAGTGTGACTTGATGCTGCTTGAGAACCAGCTTCCAATGACAGTGCTGGAAAAACTATATGATAAAGTTGTCCCAAGCAATGTCAAAAACCACACCAGATTTATTAACCTTGCTCATGAGTACTTTGGATCTTATTATCCTCATGAACAATcttcagaaaacaagtttgagcTAAGAAAGTGGGAGAAATCACTACATTTCACTGATCTAATTCGAAATGCCTATCTCCCTAAGAACCTGAGCAGTCAGAAAAACTATAGTCATAAAGAGTGTGTACTAAGGACCGCAACAAAGTTGAATGAGGCTGGGATAAGCTTTGACATGGTTCATGACGGAAGCTTACTTAATGTTAAGTTCGAGAAAAAACGATTCTTCAGCTGGTTTCTTTGTTTGGGTTGTTTGCCATGCTGCAAGTTGTTCAAAGCTCGGTTTCTGATCCCCCAGTTGAAAGTAGACCACACAACAGAATGTGTTCTGAGGAACCTAATAGCCTTTGAGCAGTGTCACTATCCTGAGGAACCTTACATTTGCAACTATGTTTCACTGATTGACTCTCTTATTCACACCAAAGATGATGCAGAGTTGCTGGTCGAGAAAGAAACTATTGTACATGAACTGGGAAGTGATCAAGAATTGGCAAATCTGGTTAATGATCTTTCCAAACATGTGGTGACAAATTCAACATGCTACCACCAAATCATGGAAGATGTTAACGAACACTACAACAATAATTGGAAATGGGCAATGGGTACATTGAGGTGGGTTTACTTCAGAGACCCTTGGAGAAGCAGTTCTACTATAGTGGGGGTTGCTGTCCTAATATTCACTGCCTTCAACTTCTACCGTGTTACTAATCTACTCTTTTAG